Sequence from the [Clostridium] scindens genome:
CGTGGGAGATAGAGACAAAAGAAAAGTAAAAGAAATTGAAGAGAAAGATGCGGTGCTGCGTATCGCGGTGACGGTAGCCGTCATCCTTTTGGTCATAGGAATCATTGTTGTCGTAGTAAAGGTCCTGAATCCAAAGGCAGATACGCAGAAAGGGCTCCAGAAGCTAAAGCAGATGGAACAGACGGATGTAGCGAAGGTAGATAAGAAGATCCAGAAACTGGAGGAAGCGGAGCGGCAGGCAGACGAGGAGTGGGCCAGCCGTCCGGCAAGCGAGAAGTTTGCCAATGCGCTCGTACTGGGGGATTCCGTCACGCAGGGGCTGTCTGAATTCGGAATCCTGGACGCGGCTTATGTGCAGGCTGACCGCGGAACCGGGGTAAGCGAGGCGGCGGATAATAAGATTGAGGAACATCTTGCCAAAGCAGAAGAATTAAAGCCCCAAGTGCTGTTCCTGGCATACGGGATGAATGATATCGAGGCGACCAGGGGAGATGCCAAGGCTTTTGCCAAAACATATAAGGCGGTGCTTGACCGGCTGAAGGAATCATTGCCAGATACGAGGATATACGTCAACAGCATACTTCCTGTGAAACAGTCAGTGATCGATGAGAACGAATGGTATGGCAACATCGGCGAGTATAATAAGGCGCTGGAGGCGCTGTGCGAAAAAGAGGATGTGACGTTCATTGACAACGGAAGCCTGGTAAAGGAAGAATACTATACGGAAGATGGAATCCATATGCAGCCGGATTACTATACGGAATGGGTGAACCATATGGCGGAGGTCGCAGGTTTGTGATGAAGAAGCGGAAGATAGATTTGCTTAACATATTAAAATATGGAATGGTCGTCGTATTTATCGTCTACATCGTATTTCTCCTGTCACGGGAGGGCGGTAATGAGGTGCCGGTAAAGACGATAAGCAAGAATATCCTGGCTGTTGCCAAGACAGAAGGGATGAAGAAGGGGACGACCCAGGATTTAAAGAAATATTATAGGCTGAATGCCAGCGATTATGACGGGGTCATGCTGTATATTCCGGATGATGTCATGAGCGTGAATGAGATTCTGGTGGTCAAGCTAAAGGACAAGTCCCAGGCCGAGGCCGTGGAAGAAGCCGCAAGAAAGCGTCTGGACACCCAGAAGACAAGTTTCGAGGGCTATGGAGCGAAGCAGACAAAACTAATTAATTCGGCGGTACTGGATAGCAGAGGCTATTATCTTTTAATGGCTGTTTCGGAGGATGCGGACAGCATCTATAGGGCTTTTAAGAAAAGTATGTAGAAGAAGGGTTAGGACGGCATGTTATTCAGTAGTATCGTTTTTTTATTTACATTTTTACCAGTGATATTAATCTTATATTATCTTGTACCAAGACGGCTGAAGAATGTGGTGCTTCTTCTTTGCAGTCTTGTTTTCTATGCCTGGGGAGAGCCAGTATATATATTCCTGATGATATTTTCCATTATATTCAACTATATCAGCGGACTTGACATTGCGAGGAATCTTAAGAACCAGCGCGCGGCCCGGGGAAGCCTGATCTTCAACCTGGTCGTGAACCTTGGAATTCTGGGATTCTTCAAATACGAAGGCTTTCTGCTGGACAGCCTGAACCGCGTGCTGCCGGTGGATATTCCGTACAGGGAGTTAGCGCTGCCCATCGGGATCTCTTTCTATACCTTCCAGATCCTTTCCTATATTATAGATGTATATCGCCAGAATGTGAAGGCGCAGAAGAATTTTATGGACTTTGCCCTGTATGTGACCATGTTCCCACAGCTGATCGCAGGCCCGATCGTAAGATACTCGGATATTGAGAGGCAGCTGCATTCCAGACAAGAGTCCTTTCGCAAATTCGGCGACGGCGCCATGTTCTTTATCCGGGGTCTGGCAAAGAAGGTACTGCTGGCGAATACCATTGGCATGGTATTTACAGAAGTCACTTCGCTGGAACCGGGGAAGATGTCCGTACTCAGCGCATGGCTTGGGTGCGCTGCGTATACCTTCCAGATATACTTCGACTTCAGCGGATATTCGGATATGGCAATCGGACTTGGCAAGATGTTCGGGTTCGAATTCCTAAAGAACTTTGATTATCCGTACATTTCCAAAAGCATTACGGAATTCTGGCGCAGATGGCACATTTCTCTGAGCACCTGGTTCAAGGAATATCTATACATACCTCTGGGGGGAAACCGGGTAAGCACGGCGAAGCATATCCGCAATCTGCTGGTTGTCTGGTTCCTCACAGGACTATGGCATGGGGCAGCCTGGAACTTTGTGGCGTGGGGACTGTATTATGGAATCCTGCTGATTATTGAGAAGTATTTTCTTGGGAGATTCCTTGAGAAACTGCCAGGAGTATTGCGCCATATCTACAGCCTGCTTCTGGTGATGATCGGCTGGGTATTCTTCTTCAGCCCCGGCCTTGGAAATGCATTCGGGTACCTGAAAGTAATGTTTGGGGCAGGCGCCCATGGCTTTATCGACAAGGAAGGCCTGTATCTATTCTTTACGAATGCAATTCTGTGGGTAGTCCTGGTTCTTGGCTCTACCCCTTTGGTGCACCGGACGTACGAAAGACTGCTTGAACGCAAAGGCCAAGTAAGAATGGCTGTAGGATGCATCCTATATGGCATGATGTTTTTGCTGTGTGTGGCATATCTGGTGACAGAGACTTACAACCCATTCCTGTATTTTAGATTTTAGGAGACGCAATGAAACAGACGAGACAGCGAAAGAAGGGAAAACTGTATAATAGGAAGGCCATGGCGATACTGTTCATCGGGTTTTTGATGTTATTCTGCCTGGTGAACGTGCTTGTCAGAGATAAGGAATTCTCCGAGAAGGAGAACCGCATGCTGGAGCAGAAGCCGAAACTATCCTGGACGGGAATCGAGAGCGGGAGATATATGAAGCAGTATGAATCCTATAAGTCGGACCAGTTTGCCGGAAGGAACTTCTGGGTGGCATTTAAGACGCGGGTGGATCTGATAGCCGGAAGACGGGAGTCTAACGGCGTGTTTAAGGGAGATAAGAAGTATCTTCTGGAAGATATCGCCAAGCCTAATCAGGAGCAGATGAAGCAGAATCTGAAGGCTATCCGGGAATTTGAAAAAGAGTATAAAGATATTCCCATGTATATGATGCTGGTTCCCAATGCCGCCAATATTCTTTCAGAGAGGCTGCCTAATTTTGCGGTAACGGAGAATCAGGAAGCTACATTTGATGCGATCAAAAAGACTTTGGGAGATAAGATCACCTGGGTGGATGCAGGCAAGGCTCTGAAAGCCCATAAGAAAGAAGAGATCTATTATCATACGGATCATCACTGGACCACGCTTGGGGCATACTATGCATATGAGGAATTGGCCAAAACGATGAAGCTGGATACCGGGAAAAGCCCGAAACTGAAAGCATATGCAGTGACCAATGCGTTTAACGGAACTCTGTCAGCCACCAGCGGATATGAGACAGGCTACGAGGAGCCTATCTATATCTATGTTCCTAAGAAAGAAAAAGAGGCGACGCAGGTGGTGGTCAGTTATGTAGACGAAAAGAAAAAGACCGCCACATTGTACGACCGATCGAAGTTGCAGGAAAAGGATAAGTACGCGTTATTCCTGGGTGGCAATTATTCCATGATAGATATCAGGACTACGGCGGATACCACGGACCGGCTGCTGGTGATCAAGGATTCTTATGCCAACTGCCTGATCCCATTCCTGACGCCTTATTACAGGGAGATAATCGTTCTGGATCCCCGCTACTATTACGGCGATATCAAGGAAGTCATGAAGGAAAATAAGATAACAAGCGTGCTGTTTCTGTATAATGGAAATACTTTTGTAGAAGATAACAGTATAAGTGGAGTATTGCAAAATGGTGAGACTGAATAAATATCTAAGCGACGCTGGCGTCTGTTCCAGAAGAGAGGCCGACCGGCTGATCGAGAGCGGCCAGGTGAGGGTGGATGGACAAAGGGCTGTTCCGGGCATGAAGGTTGCGGATGGCCAGGAAGTAAAAGTCGGAAAAAAAGTAATAAAAAGCAATACGGAAAAAATCGTCCTGGCGGTGAATAAGCCTGCCGGGATTGTTTGTACGGAAGATGTCCGGGAAAAGAAGAATATTATCCGGTATCTGAAGTATCCGGTCCGAGTCACTTATGCGGGACGGCTGGATAAAGATTCGGAGGGACTGCTGATCATGACCAATGACGGGGACCTGATCAACGGGATGATGCGCGCCCGGCATGGTCATGAGAAGGAATACAAGGTGACGGTGAACAAGCCGGTGACGGAAGATTTCATCAGCAAGTTGAAAGAAGGCGTCAGGATCGTAGATAAAGAGAAGCAGCTTGACGTGGTCACCCGGCCATGCAAGGCGGAAAAACTTGGAAAATATACCTTCTCGATAACGCTGACCCAGGGGCTGAACCGCCAGATAAGAAGGATGTGCGAGGCTCTCGGATACAAAGTGGAAAGACTGGTAAGAGTAAGGATTATGAATATAGAACTGGGCAGCCTGAAGCCAGGCGCCTATCGAAAATTGACAGAGCAGGAGTTAAAGGAATTATATGGACAAGTCAAAGAAAGCCAGAATGCAGGAATTAGTAGAACTTCTTAATAAGGCAGGACGCGCCTATTATCAGGATGCCGAAGAGATCATGAGCAATTATGAGTATGACCGGCTGTACGATGAACTTCTGAAGCTAGAAGAAGAACTTGGACTCACCCTGTCCAACAGCCCGACAGCGAATGTCGGCTACGAAGTATTAAGCGAGCTGCCAAAAGAGCGGCATGAAAGACCCATGCTGTCCCTGGATAAGACGAAGGACGTCGAAGAACTGAAAAGATTCGTGGGAGATCAGAAGGCGCTGATGTCCTGGAAGATGGATGGGCTGACCATCGTCCTGACTTACCGGGAGGGCAGACTTTTTAAAGCGGTTACCCGGGGAAATGGAGAGGTAGGCGAAGTAGTCACCAACAATGCCAGGGTATTTAAGAATATTCCTCTGCAGATTGCCTACCAGGGCCAATTAATCTTAAGAGGCGAGGCAGTCATCGGATATAAAGACTTTGAGAAGATCAATGAGGAAATCGAGGATGTGGATGCCAGGTACAAGAACCCAAGGAATCTTTGCAGCGGCTCCGTCCGGCAGCTCAATAACGAGATAACGGCAAAGCGTAATGTGAAGTTTTACGCTTTTTCTCTTGTGGAAGCAGAAGGGGTAGACTTTTATAATTCCAGAGCCAGGCAGATGAACTGGCTGATGGAGCAGGGATTTGAGGTGGTAGAGTTTCAGGAAGTAACCCAGGATACGGTGGAGGCTGAAGTTCTTAAATTTTCAGAAAAAATCGCCCAGAATGATTTCCCATCCGATGGACTTGTGCTAGTATATGATGATATAGCGTATGGGCAGTCACTGGGCAGGACATCCAAGTTTCCAAGGGATTCGTTCGCTTTTAAGTGGGCGGACGAGTTAAAGGAGACAAGGCTTTTGGAGATCGAATGGAGTCCGTCACGGACAGGGCTTATTAATCCCGTCGCTATATTTGAGCCTGTTGAATTAGAAGGAACCACCGTAAGCCGTGCCAGCGTCCACAATATCAGCATTATGGAAGAACTGGAACTAGGCGTAGGCGATACCATTGAAGTATATAAAGCAAATATGATCATTCCCCAGATTGCCAGGAACTTAACGAGAAGCGGAGTCAAGGATATTCCAAAGAACTGTCCGGTCTGCCAGGGGCAGACGGAAGTCCGGCAGGTCAGCAACGCCAAGGCATTATACTGCATCAATCCAGACTGCCAGGCAAAGCATGTCAAGTCCTTTGCCCTGTTCGTCAGCCGGGATGCGTTAAATATTGAAGGATTATCTGAAGCAACACTGGAAAAATTCATTTCAATGGGGTATATTAGAGAGTATGCGGATATTTTCCATCTGGACCGCTATCAGGAAGAGATTCAGACCATGGAAGGATTCGGCGAAAAGTCATACCAGAATCTGATAGACAGCATTGAGAAAGCCAGGACCACAACCCTTCCAAGGGTAATCTACGGCCTGGGAATCGCGAACATCGGGCTTGCCAATGCCAAGATGATATGCAAAGAATTCCAGTATGATCTGGAGGCAATGCTCAAGGCTACGGTAGAAGAGTTGAACGCCATATCCGGCATTGGGGAGGTAATCGCGACCGCGTTCGTGGATTATTTTTCCGACAATGTTCACAGAGAAAGACTGCGCAATCTTCTTGCGGAACTCATAATTCCAAAGGAGGAAGCAGACAGCGCTGCCCAGATATTTAATGGGGTCAACTTTGTAATTACAGGCAGCGTGGAGCATTTTGCGAACCGCAATGAAGTAAAGGAATTGATCGAAAGCCTGGGAGGCAAGGTGACAGGTTCGGTTACTTCCAAGACCAATTATCTGATTAACAATGATGTGACAAGCACATCGTCCAAGAATAAGAAAGCAAACGACCTTGGCATTCCGATCATATCGGAAGAGACCTTCCTTAAGATGGTGGAAGAAGGCCGGGACAAGTAGAAAGAAGGGAAGAAGATGTCTGATCAGGACAATAAGAACGAGAATGAAGTTGAGAAAGTAGAAGATACGCAGGTAGAAGTAGAAGATACGAAGAAGGATGACGATGAATATGAGAAGGTATGCTTCATATGCAGGCGTCCGGAGAGCGTTGCAGGCAAGATGATAGAGCTGCCAAATAATATCTGCGTGTGCAGCGACTGTATGCAGAAAAGTTTCGACGCCATGAGCAATGGGCAGATCGACTACAGCCAGCTGATGAATATGCCGGGGGTGCAGATACTGAATATGGCTGATATGGAGCAGAATATCCCCAAGCAGCAGAAAGTTAAGAAGAAAAAAGAAGGGGAGGAGAAAAAGCCTTTGATTAATATCAAGGACATCCCTGCTCCTCACAAGATCAAGGCAAAGCTGGATGACTATGTGGTGGGACAGGAATATGCCAAGAAGGCTATGTCCGTCGCGGTCTATAATCATTACAAGCGGGTTGCTACGGATACGATGGATGATATAGAAATTGAGAAGTCCAACATGCTGATGATCGGGCCTACCGGTTCCGGCAAGACCTATCTGGTCAAGACGCTGGCAAGGCTTCTGGATGTGCCTCTTGCTATTACGGATGCCACATCTCTAACGGAGGCGGGCTATATAGGAGATGATATCGAAAGCGTCGTATCCAAGCTCTTGGCGGCAGCTGAAAATGATGTAGAGAAAGCAGAACAGGGAATCATCTTTATCGATGAGATTGATAAGATTGCCAAGAAGAAGAACTCCAGCCAGCGGGATGTAAGCGGCGAGTCTGTACAGCAGGGAATGCTCAAACTGCTGGAAGGAAGCGATGTCGAAGTGCCGGTAGGCGCCAACAGCAAGAACGCTATGGTGCCGCTTACGACGGTGAATACGAAGAATATCCTGTTCATCTGCGGAGGAGCGTTTCCGGATCTGGAAGGTATTATCAAGGAACGTCTGACCAAACAGTCCTCCATTGGATTCGGAGCGGATCTTAAGGATAAATATGACCATGACAAGACGATACTTGAGAAAGTGACGACGGAGGACCTTCGCAATTTCGGAATGATTCCGGAGTTTTTGGGGCGTCTGCCAATCGTATTTACGCTTCAGGGCATGAATGAGGATATGCTGATCAAGATACTCAAAGAGCCTAAGAACGCAATTTTGAAGCAGTATCAGAAACTTCTGGCGCTGGATGAAGTGAATCTTCTTTTTGACGACGGCGCGCTGGAGGCGATTGCCAAAAAGGCAATGAAGAAAGACACCGGGGCGAGGGCGCTTCGGGCAATTATAGAAGAGTTCATGCTGGATATTATGTATGAGATACCGAAAGATGACAGCATTGGCCAGGTGACCATAACGAGAGAATACATAGAAGGGACGGGAGGGCCTCTTATCATGCTGAGGGGCCAGGACGTGGCAAGGATACAGTAATGAGTGATTATAGTTATCTATTGGATTTGGCAGTTATATTGCTGTGTACAAAATTATTGGGATTGGCAACAAGAAAGGTACAGATGCCGCAAGTCGTGGGGGCGCTTATGGCCGGACTTATCTTAGGCCCGGCCATGTGCGGCGTGTTGACGGAGACAAACTTTATCAAGGCAGTGGCGGAACTGGGAGTAATCGTCCTGATGTTTTGTGCCGGCCTGGAGACAGATATTAAGGAATTGAAGGCCAGTGGAAAGGCATCCTTTATCATTGCGCTCTGTGGCGTGCTGGTGCCGCTTGCCGGCGGATTTGCCCTGGCATATTTCTTCAACAAGCCGGGCATGATCGCATCGGATGCAGGTGGAAGCATCTTCCTCCAGAATATCTTTATTGGTATCGTGCTGACGGCTACTTCCGTAAGTATTACGGTTGAGACGCTGAAAGAATTAGGAAAGTTAAAGACGCGATCTGGAAATGCGATCCTTGGAGCGGCGATTATTGATGATATCCTTGGAATCATAGCGCTGACGATCGTTACAAGCCTGGCAGATTCCTCCGTGAAACTTTGGGTCGTGCTGCTGAAGATCGTGGGCTTCCTTGTCTTTTCCGCAGTTGTCGGCTTTATATTCTATAAGGTGTACAAGGAATGGACAGAGTCCGCGCCCAAAAATCTGCACAGGCATGTTATCATTGCTTTCGTATTCTGCCTTCTGATGGCATATACAGCGGAAGAATTCTTTGGCGTAGCGGACATTACCGGCGCGTTTTTGGCAGGCCTTATTATATCCAATACCCAGAGATCCGTATTCGTGGAGACAAAGTTTGATACGCTGTCCTATATGCTGCTTTCTCCCGTGTTTTTTGCCAGCATAGGACTGAAGGTAGTATTGCCCAAGATGTCGCTTACCATCGTCATATTCTCCCTGCTGCTGATCATCGTAGCGGTAATTACGAAGATCATTGGCTGCGGGCTGGGGGCTAAGGCGTGCGGGTACAAGCCTTACCAGTATAAGCGGATTGGCGTGGGAATGGTCTCCCGTGGAGAGGTGGCTCTGATCGTGGCAAGCAAAGGAGCCTCACTGGGACTGCTTGGGACGGCCTTCTTAGGACCGGTCATTATCATGGTGGTAGTTACAACGATTATTACGCCTATATTGCTGAAGATTGTATTCAAAAAAGGCCCGGATCTGCCTGTCCCGAAGGAACAGGAGGTATCCAGCTACTACGAAGACGCGGCCATCCTTCGCGGAGAAGCCAAATAATCTGACATATGGAATAGAATGCCTCATATACTTATTAAAAAGTATATGGGGTATTTTTATGGATGGAGAAACATGCCGGGATAAGATTCTGTCAGAGGATTACTGGGATTTTCTGATCCCAAATTTTCGGATGGATGACTTGGACCAGGTGCCGCCGGAACGGTCCTGCTACCAAGAGATGGACTTTGGCTATCGCGCGGTTTATATTGATAACAGCATACTGCCTCCGCTTACAATCCGGGAATACTGGTATAATTCTATCCCGAACTGCTATGCGCTTCTGGATATGGAGACTTTGAACATAGCAGGAATCAGTGCGGTTCAGAACTATCCGACGCTTCAGCTGATGGGGAGCAACGTGATGATTGGTTTTCTAGATACAGGTATTGACTATAGGAACCCGGTATTTACAAATATTGACGGATCAACAAGGATCGCAGGGATATGGGATCAGACGATCCAGGATGGTACGCCTCCGGAAGGACTTGATTATGGGAGCGAATACACGGAGGATAGGATCAATGAGGCTCTCCGCTCCGAGAATCCGCTGGATATTGTGCCCAGCATGGATATGAATGGACATGGGACCTTTCTTGCAAGCGTGGCAGCTGGAAGCGCGGACGTTCCAAACCGCTTTCTTGGAGCTGCGCCCGAATCCACGATTGCCGTTGTAAAATTAAAGCCTGCAAAGAGTTACTTGAAGGATTTTTATGCCATACGCAGCGATGCGGTCTGCTTTCAGGAGAACGATATTATGCTGGGACTGAAGTACTTGAACGATCTGGCGCGGGAAAGGAATCTGCCTCTTGTCATGTGCATTGCCCTTGGAACCAACTTCGGAGGGCATAATGGGACGTCTCTGCTGTCTGGCATGCTGGATGCCTATTCCTATATATTAAACCGCAGCGTAGTAATTGGCACTGGAAATGAGGCGGCCAAGCGGCATCATTTTTACCATATGCTGGATGGAATTAACGAAGAGACTAGCGCGGAGATTCGCGTAGGAGATGGCGTGGAAGGCTTTGTTACCGAATTATGGACGATGCTTCCCAATGTGGTGACGATTTCCATCACTTCGCCCTCCGGGGAACGGACAAGGCAGATATCCATAAGGCAGGGAGACCGGTATAATCTGAGATTTGCCTTTGAGAAGACGGAGGTATCGGTCGAGTACCGTCTTCTTTTGGAAAATAACGATTCCCAGCTGATATTTCTGCGGTTTCAGAATCCTGTGCCAGGCATCTGGCAGATCAATGTGGAGCCTGTTCAGATTGCAGAGGGAGATTTTCATATCTGGCTTCCAATTCAGGAGTTCCTGTCCGGCGAAGTCTATTTTCTGGAATCCAATCCCGACACGACGCTTACGGAACCAGGAACCAGCAGATCAGCAATGACGGTGGCCTATTATAATGGGCGGGAGAATGGAGTTGATATTAATTCAGGGAGAGGTTATACTAGAGATGGATTAGTCAAACCTGATTTCGCAGCGCCTGGGGTGATGGTTACAGGTGCGGGATTAAACGGACGATTCGTTACCAAAAGCGGTTCAAGCATATCTGCCGGGATCACGGCAGGAGCGGTGGCGCTTCTGATGGAATGGCTGCTGAATGAGCCGGGAGCGCGCGGCGTGAACTCCAGCCAGATAAGAAGCATCATTCTGCTGGGCGTAAACCAGAGGCCGTCAATGGAATATCCGAACAAGGAATGGGGATATGGAACACTGGATCTGTATCGTGCTCTAGATACGCTGCGGAGAATATAAATGATAATATCAAAGGATAAAAGGAGAAGAAAAGATGGCAGATTTTTTTGAAGAATTAGGGAAACGAATCTCAGATGTGGCAAGCGATCTGGGAAAGAAGACGGAAGATACCATTGAGATCCAGAAGATCAAAGGAGACATCCGCTCTTTGAAGCGTGCGAATGACAGGGATCTCATGGATCTGGGACGCATGGTATATGACAAGTTCCAAAAAGGAGAGATTCCGGATACCGATTATATCGAACTCTGCGGCAACATTGAGAAGCGCGAGGAAGAGATTGAGAAACAGGAAGAAGAGATTGTAAGAATCAAAGAGGATATATAGATGCTATCATTAATAGTTGCCGGCACATTTACAATACTGCTGGGCCTGGATGTGCTGCTTAAGCAGCACGTAGAAGAAACTATCAGGCCCGGGGAAGAAAAAGAACTGCCGGGAGGAAAAGTGGTCATACGCAAGGTGTATAACAAGGGATTCCTGCTGAATTCCCTGGAAAGCCATCCTGCGCTGATTAAGACGGTATCCATCCTGGCGGGGGCAGGCGTGCTTGCATGCGGCGCGTGGACATTTGCCAGAAAAGGACATTTCACTGAGAAACTGGGCATGGCTATTCTGGGGGCAGGCGCTTCCAGTAATATATTTGATCGGCTATCAAGAGGGAAGGTCATTGATTATATCGGAATCAGGAGTAAAAATCAGTTTCTTGCAAGGCTGACGGCCAATCTGGGGGATTTCTATATCCTTCTGGGGGCAGTCTTGCTGGCGCTGAAAAATGGAAGGAAATAGGGCGTACGTACATATGAGACAGGGAAAGATATTCTGGTCGATATTAAAAAGAACCCATGCTGATAAGATCGTAACGGGATTTGGAATGTATTTTTTGATAAGCGCGCTTGTCATTATGCTGGCGGAGCTGGGGATCCATCGGTATGGAGAGTCTATCTGGTACTGCTTTTCCGTAATTACGACGATTGGATTCGGGGATTTTACGGCAGTGACTGTCATTGGAAGGACTGCCTCAATCATACTGGGCCTGTATGGGGTCATCGTGCTTGCGATCATACCAGGGATTGTCGCCACTTATTACATGGAAGTGGTGAATTTCAAAAATGGGGACAGCGGGGAAGCTTTTATGTACAAATTGGAACATCTGGATGAATTGTCCAAGGATGAATTAAAAGAGATATCCGAGAAGGTGAAGAGCCGTAAGTTTAAATTATAAGAGGCAATGGCGGCATTGCCTCTTTTCTTTATAATCTGCTATAGGCAGAAGAATTCTTTTACCTGGCCCAGTATAATTCCCATAAGCCTGGTTCTGGACTCGACGCTGGCCCAGCCCACGTGAGGAGTGATGAAAAGTTTTCTGCTGTCTGTAATGCGAAGCAGAGGATTGTCCGGACTCATTGGCTCCGTACAAAGTACATCTAAGCCTGCGGCGGCAATCTCGCCTTGCTCCAGGGCGGCAGCAAGATCCTGCTCGACAACGATGGGACCTCTGCCAAGGTTCAGAAAGATGCAGGTTTTCTTCATCTTCTGAAATGCCCGGGCATCAATCAAATTTTCCGTATGCGCATTGAGCGGCGCGTGTACGGAGATAATATCGGAAGAGGCAAGCAAAGTATCGAGGTCTACCTGATGGTAGCCATCCTGTGGGGCGCTGCCGGAGGGAGAGGCGTAGATGACATTTAGCCCAAAGGCCTCCGCAATAGAGGCTACCCGCCTGCCGATATTGCCAAGCCCGATGATCCCAAAGGTCTTGCCATGCAACTCATAAAACCGTTCTTCAAAGTGCGTAAAGATCGTATCATTGGTATAGCGGCCTTCTTTTACATAATCATCATAGTACCGAAGTTTCTCAAGCAGGAAGAGCAGCATTGCAAAGGTGTGCTGCGCGACGGATTCCGTTGAATATCCGGCAACATTCCTCCATGCAATATTGCGGCTTTTTAAATAGTCCTTATCCAGATTATTGGTTCCTGTGGCAGTCACGCAGACCAGCTTCAGGTTTCGGGCCTTCCCAATAGTAGATTTATTTACCTGTATCTTATTTACAATTATTACATCGGCATCTTCGACCCGCCCAGGGACTTCCTCGGAAGTAGTGAAAGGATACTTCACCACCTCGCCTAGCTGGTCGTAGCCGGACAAGTCGATGTCTTCGCCAATGGTCTTTACATCCAGGAACACGATTTTCATAAAACAAGCCTCCCTTACATATTCATTTATCAGTATATTGGAAAATTATATCACAGGAAACTGATTAGGAAAATAGAATACTTAGAATCGGGTATGAAAAAAGCGGGTGATGGGAATCGAACCCACGTATCCAGCTTGGAAGGCTGGTGTTCTACCATTGAACTACACCCGCATATCGGGGTGACAGGATTCGAACCTGCGACCTCCTGGTCCCAAACCAGGCGCTCTAGCCAAGCTGAGCCACACCCCGTAGTAACTTATCTGATTGTGAACGTTTCACGCTGTGAACGAAATAAATAATACCATTTTTGGAAACAAATATCAAGAGTTAATTGCAAAGAATGTTAAAAAAATGCCAGCCATGAAGTATCCCATGGCTGGCATTCCCTCTTATTCTCCTCCCGGGCCGTCTTTCCTAGGCCGCTCGGATTCTGGCAGCGGTTCCACTGCCTTTGTAGGATTCAGACGTTCGTCATTGGATTCCTTATCCTTCTGCTTGTCTGAAATCGTTGGAATAGGTGCTTCAACTATCTCTATCATGCGTAATCCTCCTTGCCTATTCTGCCTCTCCCTCTGCCACGATATCT
This genomic interval carries:
- the ligA gene encoding NAD-dependent DNA ligase LigA codes for the protein MDKSKKARMQELVELLNKAGRAYYQDAEEIMSNYEYDRLYDELLKLEEELGLTLSNSPTANVGYEVLSELPKERHERPMLSLDKTKDVEELKRFVGDQKALMSWKMDGLTIVLTYREGRLFKAVTRGNGEVGEVVTNNARVFKNIPLQIAYQGQLILRGEAVIGYKDFEKINEEIEDVDARYKNPRNLCSGSVRQLNNEITAKRNVKFYAFSLVEAEGVDFYNSRARQMNWLMEQGFEVVEFQEVTQDTVEAEVLKFSEKIAQNDFPSDGLVLVYDDIAYGQSLGRTSKFPRDSFAFKWADELKETRLLEIEWSPSRTGLINPVAIFEPVELEGTTVSRASVHNISIMEELELGVGDTIEVYKANMIIPQIARNLTRSGVKDIPKNCPVCQGQTEVRQVSNAKALYCINPDCQAKHVKSFALFVSRDALNIEGLSEATLEKFISMGYIREYADIFHLDRYQEEIQTMEGFGEKSYQNLIDSIEKARTTTLPRVIYGLGIANIGLANAKMICKEFQYDLEAMLKATVEELNAISGIGEVIATAFVDYFSDNVHRERLRNLLAELIIPKEEADSAAQIFNGVNFVITGSVEHFANRNEVKELIESLGGKVTGSVTSKTNYLINNDVTSTSSKNKKANDLGIPIISEETFLKMVEEGRDK
- the clpX gene encoding ATP-dependent Clp protease ATP-binding subunit ClpX; this encodes MSDQDNKNENEVEKVEDTQVEVEDTKKDDDEYEKVCFICRRPESVAGKMIELPNNICVCSDCMQKSFDAMSNGQIDYSQLMNMPGVQILNMADMEQNIPKQQKVKKKKEGEEKKPLINIKDIPAPHKIKAKLDDYVVGQEYAKKAMSVAVYNHYKRVATDTMDDIEIEKSNMLMIGPTGSGKTYLVKTLARLLDVPLAITDATSLTEAGYIGDDIESVVSKLLAAAENDVEKAEQGIIFIDEIDKIAKKKNSSQRDVSGESVQQGMLKLLEGSDVEVPVGANSKNAMVPLTTVNTKNILFICGGAFPDLEGIIKERLTKQSSIGFGADLKDKYDHDKTILEKVTTEDLRNFGMIPEFLGRLPIVFTLQGMNEDMLIKILKEPKNAILKQYQKLLALDEVNLLFDDGALEAIAKKAMKKDTGARALRAIIEEFMLDIMYEIPKDDSIGQVTITREYIEGTGGPLIMLRGQDVARIQ
- a CDS encoding cation:proton antiporter; this translates as MSDYSYLLDLAVILLCTKLLGLATRKVQMPQVVGALMAGLILGPAMCGVLTETNFIKAVAELGVIVLMFCAGLETDIKELKASGKASFIIALCGVLVPLAGGFALAYFFNKPGMIASDAGGSIFLQNIFIGIVLTATSVSITVETLKELGKLKTRSGNAILGAAIIDDILGIIALTIVTSLADSSVKLWVVLLKIVGFLVFSAVVGFIFYKVYKEWTESAPKNLHRHVIIAFVFCLLMAYTAEEFFGVADITGAFLAGLIISNTQRSVFVETKFDTLSYMLLSPVFFASIGLKVVLPKMSLTIVIFSLLLIIVAVITKIIGCGLGAKACGYKPYQYKRIGVGMVSRGEVALIVASKGASLGLLGTAFLGPVIIMVVVTTIITPILLKIVFKKGPDLPVPKEQEVSSYYEDAAILRGEAK
- a CDS encoding S8 family peptidase translates to MDGETCRDKILSEDYWDFLIPNFRMDDLDQVPPERSCYQEMDFGYRAVYIDNSILPPLTIREYWYNSIPNCYALLDMETLNIAGISAVQNYPTLQLMGSNVMIGFLDTGIDYRNPVFTNIDGSTRIAGIWDQTIQDGTPPEGLDYGSEYTEDRINEALRSENPLDIVPSMDMNGHGTFLASVAAGSADVPNRFLGAAPESTIAVVKLKPAKSYLKDFYAIRSDAVCFQENDIMLGLKYLNDLARERNLPLVMCIALGTNFGGHNGTSLLSGMLDAYSYILNRSVVIGTGNEAAKRHHFYHMLDGINEETSAEIRVGDGVEGFVTELWTMLPNVVTISITSPSGERTRQISIRQGDRYNLRFAFEKTEVSVEYRLLLENNDSQLIFLRFQNPVPGIWQINVEPVQIAEGDFHIWLPIQEFLSGEVYFLESNPDTTLTEPGTSRSAMTVAYYNGRENGVDINSGRGYTRDGLVKPDFAAPGVMVTGAGLNGRFVTKSGSSISAGITAGAVALLMEWLLNEPGARGVNSSQIRSIILLGVNQRPSMEYPNKEWGYGTLDLYRALDTLRRI